From one Lolium rigidum isolate FL_2022 chromosome 4, APGP_CSIRO_Lrig_0.1, whole genome shotgun sequence genomic stretch:
- the LOC124708214 gene encoding glycine-rich cell wall structural protein-like, with amino-acid sequence MEGGRDKHEEKDKHDEKDRGLFSNMMHGGGGYGYPPQGYGYPPQGYPPPGVPYPAYPTPPIAYPPQYGYPPSSGYPHSGYSHGYGSSHGGGHMGPWLAGGAGLAAGAYGAHHLSHGGHGGYGGHMGYGGYGGHGHGHGHHGYGHYHGGHGYGHHGHHHHHHGKHGHGKFKRWKC; translated from the exons ATGGAAGGAGGAAGAGACAAGCATGAGGAGAAAGACAAGCACGATGAGAAAGATAGGGGGCTGTTCTCGAACATgatgcatggtggtggtggttatgGGTACCCACCTCAGGGATATGGATATCCTCCACAGGGGTACCCACCACCAGGAGTACCCTACCCGGCATATCCTACTCCACCTATTGCATACCCTCCGCAATATGGGTACCCTCCATCCAGTGGCTATCCTCATTCCGGATATTCTCATG GCTATGGGAGCAGCCATGGTGGTGGACACATGGGACCATGGCTAGCTGGAGGTGCAGGTCTCGCTGCCGGTGCATATGGAGCACACCATCTCTCTCACGGGGGACATGGAGGCTACGGTGGACATATGGGATATGGAGGCTacggcggccacggccacggacaTGGACACCACGGTTATGGACATTACCATGGTGGGCACGGTTACGGCCACCAcggccaccatcatcaccaccacggGAAGCATGGTCACGGCAAGTTCAAGAGGTGGAAGTGCTGA
- the LOC124650307 gene encoding prismalin-14-like: protein MEGEKDKHEEKDMVMVSTMMHGGATMEGEKDKHGEKDVPVAAMMHGGRHGHPPKGYEYPPLGCPPPRVPYPCPDAYPLPIVYPPQYGYTSYYPTRYHGCRSCHGGHTGPWLPGGYWLPHVGHGCYCGHMGYGGYGDIGYGHPGYRHYHGGHGYAHHGKFG from the exons ATGGAAGGAGAGAAGGACAAGCATGAGGAGAAAGACATGGTGATGGTCTCAACTATGATGCATGGTGGCGCAACGATGGAAGGAGAGAAGGACAAGCATGGGGAGAAAGACGTGCCAGTCGCAGCCATGATGCATGGTGGTCGACATGGGCATCCGCCGAAGGGATATGAATACCCTCCTCTAGGTTGCCCGCCACCTAGGGTACCCTACCCTTGTCCTGACGCATATCCTCTGCCTATTGTATACCCTCCGCAATACGGGTACACTTCCTACTACCCAACGCGGTACCATG gCTGTAGGAGCTGCCATGGAGGACACACGGGACCATGGCTACCTGGAGGATATTGGCTTCCTCATGTTGGGCACGGATGCTACTGTGGACATATGGGATATGGAGGCTACGGCGACATTGGCTATGGACACCCTGGTTACAGACATTACCACGGTGGGCATGGTTACGCCCACCATGGCAAGTTTGGTTGA